The following proteins come from a genomic window of Paramicrobacterium humi:
- the hisB gene encoding imidazoleglycerol-phosphate dehydratase HisB — MTSPRVASIRRQTSESSIELSLDLDGTGTSDISSSVPFFDHLLTAFAKHSLTDLTVRAEGDTHIDVHHTVEDIGIALGTAIRTALGTKEGISRYGDALVPLDEALVQAVVDISGRPYLVHGGEPAGFEFHLIGGHFTGSMVRHVFEAIAYNSALTMHVDVRSGRDPHHIAEAEFKAFARAFRQAKAMDPLVSGIPSTKGAL, encoded by the coding sequence ATGACTTCACCGCGTGTAGCCAGCATCCGACGCCAGACGAGCGAATCGTCGATTGAGCTCAGTCTCGACCTGGACGGCACCGGCACGAGCGACATCAGCAGCTCGGTGCCGTTCTTCGACCACCTGCTGACCGCGTTCGCGAAGCACTCCCTTACCGACTTGACGGTGCGGGCCGAGGGCGACACCCACATCGACGTCCACCACACCGTCGAGGACATCGGCATCGCCTTGGGAACGGCAATCCGAACGGCGCTCGGCACGAAGGAGGGAATCTCGCGCTACGGCGACGCGCTCGTTCCGCTCGACGAGGCGCTCGTCCAAGCCGTCGTCGACATCTCGGGCCGCCCGTATCTCGTGCACGGCGGCGAGCCCGCGGGCTTCGAGTTCCACCTCATCGGCGGACACTTCACCGGATCGATGGTGCGCCACGTGTTCGAGGCGATCGCCTACAACTCCGCACTCACCATGCACGTCGACGTGCGCTCGGGTCGGGACCCGCACCACATAGCGGAAGCCGAGTTCAAGGCGTTCGCGCGCGCATTCCGGCAGGCGAAGGCGATGGACCCGCTCGTGTCCGGCATCCCGTCGACAAAGGGTGCACTATGA
- the hisH gene encoding imidazole glycerol phosphate synthase subunit HisH gives MTRPRVVVLDYGSGNVHSAVKAIEAAGADVELTGDKRAALEADGLLVPGVGAFSAVMDQLRASGGDEVIDRRLAGGRPVLGICVGMQVLFERGVERGQETEGLGQWPGAVVELEAPVLPHMGWNTVDAPEDSRFFAGLSGERFYFVHSYAATEWSLEATGSFPSPKVTWAEHGTRFVAAVENGPLWAAQFHPEKSGEAGIRLLANWVGTLTSR, from the coding sequence ATGACACGTCCTCGAGTGGTGGTCCTCGATTACGGCTCGGGCAACGTCCACTCGGCGGTGAAGGCCATCGAAGCCGCCGGCGCTGACGTCGAGCTCACCGGCGACAAGCGTGCCGCGCTCGAGGCGGACGGTCTCCTGGTTCCCGGTGTCGGGGCATTCAGCGCTGTGATGGACCAGCTGCGCGCCTCCGGCGGGGACGAAGTCATCGACCGGCGTCTCGCGGGCGGCCGCCCCGTTCTCGGAATCTGCGTGGGCATGCAAGTGCTGTTCGAGCGCGGCGTCGAGCGCGGCCAGGAGACGGAGGGTCTAGGCCAGTGGCCCGGTGCAGTCGTCGAACTCGAAGCACCCGTCCTGCCGCACATGGGATGGAACACCGTCGACGCCCCGGAGGACTCCCGCTTTTTCGCGGGGCTCTCCGGTGAGCGCTTCTATTTCGTGCACTCCTATGCGGCGACGGAATGGTCGCTCGAGGCCACGGGCTCGTTCCCGTCCCCGAAAGTGACGTGGGCGGAACACGGCACCCGGTTCGTCGCCGCTGTCGAGAACGGTCCGCTGTGGGCTGCGCAATTCCACCCGGAGAAGTCGGGCGAGGCCGGAATCCGCCTTCTGGCCAATTGGGTGGGAACGCTCACCTCTCGCTAA
- the priA gene encoding bifunctional 1-(5-phosphoribosyl)-5-((5-phosphoribosylamino)methylideneamino)imidazole-4-carboxamide isomerase/phosphoribosylanthranilate isomerase PriA, with translation MREFNQAPALELLPAVDVASGKAVRLTQGEAGSETSYGDPVDAAETWVDQGAEWLHLVDLDAAFGRGSNAGVIRRVIKNVRGVKVELSGGIRDDASLEAALATGAKRINLGTAALENPEWAANVIGQYGEAIAVGLDVRGTTLAARGWTREGGDLWQVLERLEEAGCARYVVTDVTKDGTLQGPNVDLLRQVMEHTERPVVASGGISSLDDIAALRELVPLGLEGAIVGKALYAGAFTLAEALDVASD, from the coding sequence ATGCGTGAGTTCAATCAGGCGCCGGCACTCGAACTGCTGCCCGCCGTCGACGTCGCCAGCGGAAAGGCCGTGCGCCTGACCCAAGGGGAGGCCGGCAGCGAGACAAGCTACGGGGATCCCGTCGATGCGGCCGAGACCTGGGTCGATCAGGGCGCGGAGTGGCTGCACCTCGTCGACCTCGACGCCGCATTCGGGCGTGGAAGCAACGCGGGCGTGATCCGGCGCGTCATCAAGAACGTGCGCGGAGTCAAGGTGGAGCTGTCCGGCGGCATCCGAGATGACGCCTCCCTCGAGGCCGCGCTTGCCACCGGAGCGAAGCGGATCAACCTCGGCACGGCGGCGCTGGAGAACCCGGAGTGGGCAGCGAACGTCATCGGCCAGTACGGCGAGGCGATCGCTGTCGGCCTCGACGTGCGCGGCACCACCCTTGCCGCGCGAGGCTGGACGCGCGAGGGAGGCGACCTCTGGCAGGTGCTCGAGCGTCTCGAAGAAGCAGGCTGCGCCCGCTATGTCGTCACCGACGTGACAAAGGACGGCACGCTCCAGGGCCCCAATGTCGATCTGCTGCGCCAGGTGATGGAGCACACGGAGCGCCCGGTCGTCGCGTCCGGCGGCATCTCGAGCCTTGACGACATCGCCGCCCTGCGGGAGCTGGTTCCGCTCGGGCTTGAAGGCGCGATCGTCGGAAAGGCGCTGTACGCCGGCGCGTTCACTCTCGCTGAGGCGCTGGATGTCGCGTCCGACTAA
- a CDS encoding SseB family protein, with protein MSRPTNTGDSAGQPWEGRSFQPNSRAQDDGSAPPELVAAIEQFHAGTADEGAVVDVVRGARFLIPLIAHAGEHGVTDEGLAVDKTQELSIITVGGPDGRNVLPVFSSVAAMSSWNAAARPVPAEGVRVALAAAEEGTDVVVIDPTSETEFAIRRPALWAIAQSEQWRPSHSDPEVFEAFERSIGTELAVQGVALAPGDPEGRLLGPETVVRLSLASGLTRQELDAVLARLAARWAADEIIASRVDSLKVALVAA; from the coding sequence ATGTCGCGTCCGACTAATACGGGGGACTCAGCCGGTCAGCCGTGGGAAGGCCGGAGCTTCCAGCCGAATTCCCGAGCACAGGACGACGGATCGGCTCCGCCTGAGCTTGTCGCGGCGATCGAGCAGTTCCACGCGGGCACGGCCGATGAGGGCGCCGTCGTCGACGTCGTGCGCGGCGCGCGGTTCCTCATCCCGCTCATCGCCCACGCGGGCGAGCACGGTGTGACCGATGAGGGACTCGCCGTCGACAAGACCCAGGAGCTGTCCATAATCACCGTCGGCGGTCCCGACGGTCGCAACGTCCTGCCTGTCTTCTCATCCGTCGCCGCGATGTCCTCCTGGAACGCCGCAGCTCGTCCCGTGCCCGCCGAAGGGGTCCGCGTCGCGCTGGCGGCTGCGGAAGAGGGCACCGACGTTGTCGTCATCGATCCGACGAGCGAGACGGAGTTCGCCATCCGGCGGCCGGCGCTCTGGGCCATCGCGCAATCCGAGCAGTGGCGGCCGAGCCACTCCGATCCGGAGGTGTTCGAGGCGTTCGAACGGTCCATCGGCACCGAGCTCGCCGTGCAGGGCGTCGCCCTCGCCCCGGGCGACCCGGAAGGTCGCCTGCTCGGGCCGGAGACCGTCGTTCGCTTGAGCCTCGCTTCCGGGCTCACTCGTCAAGAGCTCGACGCGGTGCTTGCCCGGCTCGCTGCGCGCTGGGCGGCGGACGAGATCATCGCGAGCCGCGTCGATTCGCTCAAGGTCGCACTCGTCGCCGCGTGA
- a CDS encoding DUF1844 domain-containing protein translates to MNTIDNDGTPTGLPDEAAQATRDIADVAAVEIITTAAVHLMSAAAVKCGLADDPDSQIDLDEARKLINALAGLITAGAPEISDMHARSLRDGLRSVQLAFREASSLPDAPGQGPGEKWTGPVI, encoded by the coding sequence GTGAACACGATCGATAACGACGGTACTCCCACGGGCCTTCCCGACGAGGCGGCGCAGGCCACGCGCGACATCGCGGATGTCGCCGCGGTGGAGATCATTACGACCGCCGCTGTCCACCTCATGAGCGCCGCAGCCGTCAAGTGCGGCCTCGCCGATGACCCCGACTCTCAGATCGACCTCGACGAGGCACGCAAGCTCATCAACGCCCTCGCGGGGCTGATCACGGCAGGCGCACCCGAGATCAGCGACATGCACGCGCGGAGCCTCCGTGACGGCCTCCGCTCAGTTCAGCTCGCGTTCCGGGAAGCGTCCTCGCTTCCCGATGCACCGGGACAGGGTCCGGGCGAGAAGTGGACGGGACCCGTCATCTGA
- the infC gene encoding translation initiation factor IF-3, with the protein MRSEEFRISDPRTNDRIRVPEVRLVGPSGEQVGVVKIEVALRLAQEAELDLVEVAPNSKPPVAKIMDYGKFKYEAAQKAKEARRNQANTVLKEVRFRLKIDAHDYETKRKRAEGFLKGGDKVKAMILFRGREQSRPEMGVRLLQKFAEDVAEFGTVESNPKIDGRNMVMVIGPLKNKSEAKAEANAQRAATKAAKQEEKNA; encoded by the coding sequence TTGAGATCAGAGGAGTTCCGCATCAGCGATCCCCGTACCAATGACCGTATCCGGGTCCCGGAGGTCCGACTTGTCGGCCCGAGTGGCGAGCAGGTCGGCGTTGTCAAGATCGAGGTGGCGCTGCGCCTTGCGCAGGAAGCCGAGCTTGACCTCGTCGAGGTTGCGCCCAACTCGAAGCCACCCGTGGCCAAGATCATGGACTACGGCAAGTTCAAGTACGAGGCTGCGCAGAAGGCCAAGGAGGCCAGGCGCAACCAGGCGAACACCGTGCTCAAGGAAGTTCGGTTCCGCCTCAAGATCGATGCCCACGACTACGAGACCAAGCGCAAGCGCGCCGAGGGGTTCCTCAAGGGCGGAGACAAGGTCAAGGCAATGATCCTGTTCCGCGGCCGCGAGCAGTCCCGGCCCGAGATGGGCGTGCGCTTGCTTCAGAAGTTTGCCGAAGATGTGGCGGAGTTTGGAACGGTTGAGTCCAACCCGAAGATCGACGGTCGAAACATGGTCATGGTCATTGGCCCTCTGAAGAACAAATCAGAGGCCAAGGCCGAGGCCAATGCACAACGCGCTGCCACCAAGGCGGCTAAGCAGGAGGAAAAGAATGCCTAA
- the rpmI gene encoding 50S ribosomal protein L35: MPKQKTHSGAKKRFKITGSGKIMKQQAGMRHNLEVKSSHRKRRLNQDQVLSAHDTKMAKKLLGL, encoded by the coding sequence ATGCCTAAGCAGAAGACCCACTCAGGGGCCAAGAAGCGCTTCAAGATCACCGGCAGCGGAAAGATCATGAAGCAGCAGGCCGGCATGCGCCACAACCTCGAGGTGAAGTCGAGCCACCGCAAGCGTCGCCTCAACCAGGACCAGGTCCTGTCGGCGCACGACACCAAGATGGCCAAGAAGCTCCTCGGCCTCTGA
- the rplT gene encoding 50S ribosomal protein L20, protein MARVKRAVNAHKKRRVILERAEGYRGQRSRLYRKAKEQVTHSLVYSYRDRRQRKGDFRRLWIQRINAAARQNGLTYNRLIQGLGLAGVEVDRRILAELAVNEPATFAALVETAKKALPADTSAPKTDAAA, encoded by the coding sequence ATGGCAAGAGTAAAGCGGGCCGTCAACGCCCACAAGAAGCGTCGGGTCATCCTCGAGCGCGCCGAGGGATACCGCGGACAGCGTTCGCGCCTCTACCGCAAGGCGAAGGAGCAGGTCACCCACTCGCTCGTCTACTCGTACCGCGACCGCCGCCAGCGCAAGGGCGACTTCCGCCGCCTGTGGATCCAGCGCATCAACGCCGCTGCACGCCAGAACGGCCTCACCTACAACCGCCTCATCCAGGGCCTCGGCCTGGCCGGCGTCGAGGTCGACCGTCGTATCCTCGCGGAGCTCGCAGTGAACGAGCCCGCGACGTTCGCCGCGCTAGTTGAGACCGCGAAGAAGGCGCTCCCGGCGGACACGTCGGCGCCGAAGACAGACGCCGCAGCGTAG
- a CDS encoding TrmH family RNA methyltransferase, giving the protein MIENPRAGRVKAVAKLSRRATRQETGLFLLEGPQAVSEAIAYRPELIEELYATPSARERHSDVAEAAQAAGIELEFVTEEVLDAMADTVTPQGFVAVCRQFPTALKQILSDRPALVAILEEVRDPGNLGTIIRAADAAGADGVILTGRTVDLYNPKVVRSTTGSLFHIPIAVGASLDTVVARARSAGLAVLAADIKGEDLLEVRNAGSLDHPTAWVFGNEARGLTDDSLALVDAAVTVPIYGNAESMNLSTAASVCLFESAFAQRTAQSSDD; this is encoded by the coding sequence GTGATCGAGAACCCGCGTGCCGGCCGTGTGAAGGCCGTTGCAAAGCTGTCCCGACGAGCGACTCGCCAGGAGACCGGACTGTTCCTCCTCGAGGGACCGCAAGCGGTGAGCGAGGCGATCGCGTACCGACCGGAGCTGATCGAGGAGCTGTACGCGACACCGAGCGCCCGCGAACGCCACAGCGACGTAGCCGAAGCGGCGCAAGCGGCGGGCATCGAACTCGAGTTCGTCACCGAAGAGGTGCTGGACGCCATGGCGGACACGGTCACGCCCCAAGGCTTCGTCGCCGTCTGCCGCCAGTTCCCGACGGCGCTCAAGCAGATCCTCTCGGACAGGCCCGCTCTCGTCGCGATCCTCGAAGAGGTCCGCGACCCCGGCAACCTTGGCACCATCATCCGAGCGGCCGACGCGGCGGGCGCCGACGGCGTCATCCTCACGGGGCGCACCGTCGATCTCTACAATCCGAAGGTCGTGCGCTCGACGACCGGTTCGCTCTTCCACATCCCGATAGCGGTCGGGGCCAGTCTCGATACAGTCGTCGCGCGGGCCCGGTCGGCCGGGCTCGCGGTGCTCGCCGCAGACATCAAGGGCGAGGACCTTCTCGAGGTCCGCAACGCGGGAAGTCTTGACCACCCCACGGCATGGGTGTTCGGAAACGAGGCCCGCGGGCTGACCGACGACAGCCTCGCACTCGTGGACGCGGCGGTCACGGTGCCGATCTACGGCAATGCCGAATCGATGAACCTCTCGACAGCGGCATCCGTGTGCCTGTTCGAATCAGCATTCGCGCAACGCACCGCGCAGTCATCGGACGATTAG
- a CDS encoding amino acid ABC transporter ATP-binding protein, with product MVAATGEPLVVVDHVEKYYGDFHALKDINLTVNKGEVVVVIGPSGSGKSTLCRTINRLETIQSGEIRIDGKSLPEEGKALAALRADVGMVFQSFNLFAHKTILENVTLGPIRVRKQKKADADKAAKALLDRVGVGVQAAKMPAQLSGGQQQRVAIARALAMKPKVMLFDEPTSALDPEMINEVLDVMVQLAHEGMTMIVVTHEMGFARKAADRVVFMADGEIVEEATPEEFFTKPKSDRAKDFLSKLLTH from the coding sequence ATCGTCGCCGCGACCGGTGAGCCGCTCGTCGTGGTCGACCACGTCGAGAAGTACTACGGCGATTTCCACGCCCTCAAGGACATCAACCTCACCGTCAACAAGGGCGAGGTCGTCGTCGTGATCGGGCCGAGCGGCTCGGGCAAGTCGACGCTCTGCCGCACCATCAACCGTCTCGAGACGATTCAATCGGGCGAGATCCGCATCGATGGCAAGAGCCTGCCTGAGGAAGGCAAAGCTCTCGCGGCACTGCGCGCGGACGTCGGCATGGTGTTCCAGTCGTTCAACCTCTTCGCCCACAAGACGATCCTCGAGAACGTCACGCTCGGCCCCATCCGAGTGCGCAAGCAGAAGAAGGCGGATGCCGACAAGGCGGCGAAGGCGCTCCTCGATCGCGTGGGCGTCGGCGTCCAGGCGGCGAAGATGCCGGCGCAGCTCTCCGGCGGTCAGCAGCAGCGTGTCGCGATCGCGCGCGCTCTCGCGATGAAGCCGAAGGTCATGCTGTTCGACGAGCCGACGAGCGCGCTCGACCCCGAGATGATCAATGAAGTGCTCGATGTCATGGTGCAGCTGGCGCACGAGGGAATGACGATGATCGTCGTCACCCATGAGATGGGCTTCGCCCGCAAGGCCGCAGACCGCGTCGTGTTCATGGCCGACGGCGAGATCGTGGAAGAGGCCACCCCCGAGGAGTTCTTCACAAAGCCGAAGAGCGACCGGGCGAAAGACTTCCTGTCGAAGCTGCTCACGCACTGA
- a CDS encoding glutamate ABC transporter substrate-binding protein, whose translation MRKGLTLFAAAAAAALVLSGCAGDEPSGTPGGSGDEGAKTSSLYEVNKNVDLEGSPTYDAAKKADKITIGVKEDQPGLGYKDAVSGERSGFDIEIAKWMAASLGFSDKQITFEAIPSANREQALVNGDIDLYVGTYSITDKRKEMVDFAGPYFITGQGLLVLKDNDEIKSDADLAGKKVCSATGSTPIQNIRDNYKDATPVEFDVYSQCVDALKDGSVDAVTTDEAILLGYAAQDPDNLKVVGKPFTTEKYGIGIPKGDDALRHYLNKVLTDGNDTWEGIYDATLGKSGTKVEQPAVDDY comes from the coding sequence ATGCGCAAAGGATTGACGCTCTTCGCAGCAGCCGCTGCGGCGGCGCTGGTTCTGTCGGGCTGCGCGGGCGACGAGCCCAGCGGCACCCCAGGAGGCAGCGGGGACGAAGGGGCGAAGACATCGTCGCTGTACGAGGTCAACAAGAACGTCGACCTCGAGGGCAGCCCGACGTACGACGCGGCGAAGAAGGCCGACAAGATCACCATCGGCGTCAAGGAAGACCAGCCCGGTCTTGGCTACAAGGACGCCGTGAGCGGTGAGCGCAGCGGGTTCGACATCGAGATCGCGAAGTGGATGGCCGCATCGCTCGGATTCTCGGACAAGCAGATCACCTTCGAAGCGATCCCCAGCGCGAATCGTGAGCAGGCGCTCGTGAACGGTGACATCGACCTGTACGTCGGAACGTACTCGATCACCGACAAGCGCAAGGAAATGGTCGACTTCGCCGGCCCGTACTTCATCACCGGGCAGGGTCTGCTCGTGCTGAAGGACAACGACGAGATCAAGAGCGACGCCGACCTCGCCGGCAAGAAGGTCTGCTCGGCGACCGGCTCCACGCCGATCCAGAACATCCGCGACAACTACAAGGACGCGACTCCGGTCGAGTTCGACGTGTACTCGCAGTGTGTTGACGCCCTCAAGGACGGCTCCGTCGACGCGGTGACGACCGACGAGGCCATCCTCCTCGGCTACGCCGCCCAGGACCCCGACAACCTCAAGGTCGTCGGCAAGCCCTTCACCACGGAGAAGTACGGCATCGGCATCCCCAAGGGTGACGACGCGCTTCGTCACTACCTGAACAAGGTGCTCACCGACGGCAACGACACCTGGGAAGGCATCTACGACGCCACCCTTGGCAAGTCGGGCACCAAGGTCGAGCAGCCGGCTGTCGACGACTACTAA
- a CDS encoding amino acid ABC transporter permease: MDVLLDNLDIFVRGFRTTLVLFVWSAIFSTILGMIVGTMRVSPVPVMRGVGTIYVNLVRNTPLTLIFFFFAFGYPKLRLGEVSYETLAIIALSLYTATYIAEVLRSGFNTVPIGQAEAARAIGLSFVPTMTRVVLPQAFRAVIPPFMSVLIALLKNTTVAAGFSVAEAGAIRAYASERGEPAMIVLLWVALFFVILVMILAFIQRRLENRWRVAR; encoded by the coding sequence GTGGACGTCTTGCTGGACAACCTCGACATCTTCGTCAGAGGCTTCCGGACCACCCTTGTGCTGTTCGTGTGGTCGGCGATCTTCTCGACGATCCTCGGCATGATCGTGGGCACCATGCGCGTCTCGCCGGTGCCGGTCATGCGCGGCGTCGGCACCATCTACGTCAACCTCGTCCGCAACACTCCGCTCACCCTGATCTTCTTCTTCTTCGCCTTCGGATATCCGAAGCTGCGACTCGGCGAGGTTTCGTACGAGACGCTCGCGATCATCGCCTTGAGCCTCTACACCGCCACCTATATCGCGGAAGTGCTGCGCTCGGGCTTCAACACCGTGCCCATCGGCCAGGCAGAAGCAGCCCGAGCGATCGGGCTCTCGTTCGTGCCCACCATGACGCGCGTTGTACTCCCGCAGGCCTTCCGCGCCGTGATCCCGCCGTTCATGAGCGTGCTCATCGCGCTGCTCAAGAACACGACCGTCGCTGCGGGCTTCTCCGTCGCAGAGGCCGGCGCCATTCGCGCCTACGCGTCCGAGCGAGGCGAGCCAGCGATGATCGTGCTTCTCTGGGTCGCGCTGTTCTTCGTGATCCTGGTCATGATCCTCGCCTTCATCCAGCGACGACTCGAGAACCGATGGAGGGTTGCCCGATGA
- a CDS encoding amino acid ABC transporter permease, producing MSSVLYDAPGPRARLRNRILAVVTIVIVLAFVAFIAYRFFDTGQFSAQKWQLFRYTAVWRAIGAATLTTLSAFVVAAVGSLILGLLLSVGRVSDHAWVRWPVTVFTEIFRAIPVLILMMIMYYGLPPLGFDFISPYVAVVTGLILYNGSVLAEVFRSGIESLPRGQSEAGYAIGLRKTAVMSVILYPQAIRAMMPVIISQLVVVLKDTALGFIVTFQELLYLAKFYGSQVTYGSPIIPSTIVIGSIYVILCLILAGVAKWVEQRTRRSSKLPKDPGAREDLAAAETKAIAIQAQAGERKI from the coding sequence ATGAGCAGCGTTCTCTACGATGCACCCGGGCCCCGCGCCCGGCTCCGCAACCGAATCCTCGCGGTCGTGACGATCGTCATCGTCCTCGCGTTCGTCGCTTTCATCGCGTACCGGTTCTTCGACACCGGCCAGTTCAGCGCTCAGAAGTGGCAGCTGTTCCGCTACACCGCCGTGTGGCGCGCGATCGGCGCTGCCACTCTCACCACACTCTCTGCGTTCGTCGTCGCTGCCGTCGGAAGCCTCATTCTCGGTCTTCTCCTGTCCGTCGGCCGCGTCTCGGACCACGCGTGGGTGCGCTGGCCCGTCACAGTGTTCACCGAGATCTTCCGCGCCATCCCCGTGCTGATCCTGATGATGATCATGTACTACGGACTCCCGCCGCTCGGCTTCGACTTCATCAGTCCCTATGTGGCCGTGGTCACGGGCCTCATTCTGTACAACGGATCCGTGCTCGCCGAAGTCTTCCGCTCCGGCATCGAGTCGCTTCCGCGCGGGCAATCGGAAGCCGGCTACGCGATCGGGCTGCGCAAGACAGCCGTCATGTCGGTCATCCTGTACCCGCAGGCGATTCGCGCGATGATGCCCGTCATCATCTCGCAGCTCGTCGTCGTGCTCAAGGACACCGCACTCGGGTTCATCGTCACGTTCCAGGAGCTGCTGTACCTCGCCAAGTTCTACGGCAGCCAGGTCACCTACGGTTCCCCGATCATCCCGTCCACCATCGTGATCGGCTCGATCTACGTGATTCTCTGCCTCATTCTCGCGGGCGTCGCGAAGTGGGTTGAGCAGCGCACACGGCGCAGCTCCAAGCTGCCGAAGGACCCGGGTGCGCGAGAAGATCTCGCCGCCGCGGAGACGAAGGCGATCGCCATTCAAGCGCAGGCGGGCGAGCGGAAGATCTGA
- the pheS gene encoding phenylalanine--tRNA ligase subunit alpha: MSDAIPITEEALSQAVDAALAAIAAADSTAALKTVRTEHTGESSPLAKLNGQLRNVPNEQKATLGKLVGQARARVNATFQARQEEITALEDAARLDAETIDVTAVALRYRPGARHPLTMLQDRVSDIFVGMGWEIAEGPEVESEWFNFDALNFDADHPARAMQDTFFVEPPESHLVLRTHTSPVQVRSLLERELPVYILAPGRTYRTDEIDATHTPVFSQFEGLAVDKGLTMAHLRGTLEHFARTMFGDEAMIRLRPSYFPFTEPSAELDLWHPTFKGGARWIEWGGCGMVNPNVLRAAGIDPEEYSGFAFGMGIERTLMFRNDIQDMREIVEGDVRFSQQFGMVV; the protein is encoded by the coding sequence GTGTCAGACGCTATCCCCATCACAGAAGAAGCACTCTCGCAGGCGGTGGACGCCGCCCTCGCTGCGATCGCCGCCGCTGACTCGACTGCGGCGCTCAAGACCGTGCGCACCGAGCACACCGGAGAGTCCTCTCCGCTCGCGAAGCTCAACGGGCAGCTGCGGAACGTCCCGAACGAGCAGAAGGCGACGCTCGGCAAGCTCGTCGGCCAAGCGCGGGCGCGCGTGAACGCCACCTTCCAAGCGCGCCAGGAGGAGATCACGGCGCTCGAGGACGCCGCTCGTCTCGATGCCGAGACGATCGACGTGACGGCCGTCGCGCTGCGCTACCGCCCGGGTGCCCGACACCCGCTGACGATGCTGCAGGATCGCGTCTCGGACATCTTCGTCGGCATGGGCTGGGAGATCGCGGAGGGCCCCGAAGTGGAAAGCGAATGGTTCAACTTCGACGCCCTCAACTTCGACGCCGACCACCCGGCACGCGCGATGCAGGACACGTTCTTCGTCGAGCCGCCAGAGTCGCACCTCGTGCTTCGCACCCACACGTCGCCCGTGCAGGTGCGCTCCCTGCTCGAGCGCGAGCTGCCCGTCTACATCCTCGCGCCCGGTCGCACCTATCGCACCGACGAGATCGATGCGACGCACACGCCGGTCTTCAGCCAGTTCGAGGGCCTCGCCGTCGACAAGGGCCTCACGATGGCGCATTTGCGCGGCACCCTCGAGCACTTCGCACGCACGATGTTCGGAGATGAGGCGATGATCCGTCTCCGCCCGAGCTACTTCCCGTTCACGGAGCCGAGCGCCGAGCTCGACCTGTGGCACCCCACCTTCAAGGGTGGGGCGCGCTGGATCGAGTGGGGTGGCTGCGGCATGGTGAACCCCAATGTGCTGCGCGCGGCCGGCATCGATCCCGAAGAGTACTCGGGCTTCGCCTTCGGCATGGGAATCGAGCGCACGCTCATGTTCCGCAATGACATCCAAGACATGCGCGAGATCGTCGAAGGCGATGTCCGCTTCTCACAGCAGTTCGGAATGGTGGTTTAG